The following coding sequences are from one Methanosarcina sp. WWM596 window:
- the iscB gene encoding RNA-guided endonuclease IscB encodes MDTHNSSDEDYMLVFVINQNKKPLMPCKPSKARNLLQAGKAKVVRNTPFTIKLFFGSSGYTQPVTAGMDTGSKVVSCAAIANGKVLYQSEIYLRENVSKKMQQRKMYRRTRRCKKTRYRSARFDNRGNSKKEGRLAPSIRSKLEAHFWEKRFVESLLPVTA; translated from the coding sequence TTGGATACGCATAACTCTTCGGATGAAGACTATATGTTAGTTTTCGTAATCAATCAAAACAAAAAACCACTAATGCCCTGTAAACCTTCAAAAGCCAGAAATTTACTGCAAGCAGGCAAGGCAAAAGTGGTCCGAAATACGCCATTCACAATTAAGTTATTTTTCGGAAGCAGTGGGTATACTCAACCTGTGACTGCAGGGATGGATACCGGCTCTAAGGTAGTGAGCTGTGCAGCCATTGCTAACGGAAAAGTGTTGTATCAGTCCGAAATTTACCTGAGAGAAAACGTTTCAAAAAAGATGCAACAACGGAAGATGTACAGGAGAACCAGAAGATGTAAAAAAACAAGATATAGATCTGCAAGATTTGATAACCGGGGAAATTCAAAGAAAGAAGGAAGATTAGCTCCTTCTATCCGAAGCAAACTTGAAGCTCATTTCTGGGAAAAGAGGTTTGTGGAATCCCTGCTTCCTGTAACGGCATGA
- a CDS encoding FumA C-terminus/TtdB family hydratase beta subunit → MEYHLQTPLKIEDIEKLNAGDIVFISGEILTARDEAHARILEMKEKGEELPFSLEGAVIYHCGPLMQKTGKGEKEEWKVVSAGPTTSGRMSKMTPPLLKAHEVRAIIGKGGMKGVAGALKNRCVYLAYTGGCAALAAELIKEVKTVHWLDLGMPEAVWVLKVEKFGPLIVGINTKGEDIFAEVREKAEKVFAEMRKSTTPELKTQGHV, encoded by the coding sequence ATGGAGTATCATTTACAGACCCCGTTGAAGATCGAAGATATAGAGAAACTCAATGCTGGAGACATTGTTTTTATCTCCGGAGAGATCCTGACAGCCCGGGACGAAGCCCACGCCAGAATTCTGGAAATGAAAGAAAAAGGAGAAGAACTTCCTTTCTCCCTTGAAGGGGCAGTTATCTATCACTGCGGCCCCCTTATGCAAAAAACAGGAAAAGGCGAAAAGGAAGAATGGAAAGTCGTCTCCGCAGGCCCCACAACCAGCGGCAGGATGTCAAAAATGACTCCTCCTCTCCTGAAAGCTCATGAAGTCCGGGCAATTATCGGAAAAGGTGGAATGAAAGGAGTCGCAGGCGCACTGAAAAACAGGTGTGTCTACCTTGCATACACTGGAGGATGCGCCGCCCTTGCCGCAGAACTGATAAAAGAGGTGAAAACCGTCCACTGGCTTGACCTTGGTATGCCTGAAGCTGTCTGGGTGCTAAAGGTTGAGAAATTCGGACCTCTCATTGTAGGAATCAATACAAAAGGGGAAGATATTTTTGCAGAGGTCAGAGAAAAAGCTGAAAAAGTGTTTGCAGAAATGAGGAAGTCAACTACCCCTGAGCTAAAGACTCAGGGGCATGTTTAA
- a CDS encoding fumarate hydratase, translating into MSSKINRETFIRSIADLLRKAEIDLPADVVDALKKAEAREESQVAKSQLQAILKNIELAKNHGVPICQDTGILIFFVELGTEFQPGFDLEAAIREAAVLATREIPLRPNAVDPLTRKNSGDNTGAGIPDINWKLVPGKELKITVAPKGAGSENMSALRMLNPTEAGSIKNFVLKTVINAGGMPCPPLTLGVGIGGSFDKAARLAKEALLEPLDTLMNEFEKEILDAVNTLGIGCMGLGGSTTALAVHVKTANCHTASLPVAVNIQCWANRHASVVFGGEE; encoded by the coding sequence TTGTCTTCAAAAATTAACCGTGAAACTTTTATAAGGTCTATTGCAGACCTTCTCAGAAAAGCAGAAATCGATCTTCCCGCTGATGTGGTTGACGCTCTGAAGAAAGCCGAAGCTCGGGAAGAAAGCCAGGTTGCAAAGTCCCAGCTTCAGGCAATCCTGAAGAATATCGAGCTTGCAAAAAATCATGGAGTTCCCATATGCCAGGACACAGGTATCCTGATCTTTTTTGTCGAACTTGGAACAGAGTTTCAGCCAGGCTTTGACCTTGAAGCCGCAATCCGGGAAGCTGCTGTCCTCGCAACCCGAGAAATCCCACTCCGCCCGAATGCTGTGGACCCCCTGACCCGAAAAAACAGCGGGGATAATACCGGCGCAGGAATCCCTGATATTAACTGGAAACTTGTGCCCGGAAAAGAGCTCAAGATCACGGTCGCTCCGAAAGGTGCGGGTTCAGAGAATATGAGCGCTCTCAGGATGCTGAACCCGACCGAAGCAGGCAGTATCAAAAACTTCGTGCTCAAAACGGTGATTAATGCAGGTGGAATGCCCTGTCCTCCCCTGACTCTTGGTGTAGGGATCGGAGGTTCCTTTGACAAAGCCGCCAGGCTTGCAAAAGAAGCCCTGCTTGAACCCCTCGACACTCTCATGAACGAGTTTGAAAAGGAAATCCTTGATGCAGTAAACACCCTCGGGATCGGCTGTATGGGCCTTGGAGGCAGCACAACCGCCCTTGCCGTGCATGTGAAAACCGCAAACTGCCATACGGCCTCCCTTCCTGTTGCCGTAAACATCCAGTGCTGGGCGAACAGGCATGCTTCAGTCGTGTTCGGAGGGGAAGAATAA
- a CDS encoding DUF169 domain-containing protein gives MDFRGGAAEHLKATPELFDEQKERAGKITSHGKYTVIVPCNDEVPSEAVRAFILFAGAEQIQNLCGLAQFSNSDPFFRTIIPGGPVCSTMIAFPAGMAENAPEGSAYVGSVDPTGNPWLPSDLIIMGIPAGLAQQMAADLEESFICKQSRIAYPENRILIKPPATDTPKQK, from the coding sequence CTGGACTTCCGTGGGGGTGCTGCAGAACATCTGAAAGCAACTCCTGAACTGTTCGATGAGCAGAAAGAACGTGCAGGGAAAATTACTTCTCACGGAAAATACACAGTTATTGTCCCATGTAACGATGAAGTTCCATCTGAAGCTGTCAGAGCCTTTATCCTGTTCGCGGGCGCTGAACAGATCCAAAATCTTTGCGGGCTGGCTCAATTCAGCAACTCTGATCCTTTCTTCAGGACGATAATACCCGGAGGACCGGTCTGTTCCACAATGATTGCTTTTCCGGCAGGTATGGCCGAAAATGCTCCAGAAGGCTCAGCTTATGTCGGGTCTGTAGATCCGACAGGGAACCCCTGGCTTCCATCCGATTTGATAATTATGGGCATCCCTGCAGGGCTTGCGCAGCAGATGGCAGCCGACCTGGAAGAGTCCTTTATCTGCAAACAGAGCAGGATAGCATATCCTGAAAACCGTATTCTCATAAAGCCTCCTGCTACAGATACGCCAAAACAAAAATGA
- a CDS encoding flavodoxin family protein gives MKVVGISSSPRGKNSNTLKLLDAALEGAAKAGAEVESIDVAKLKIKYCTACNTCQETGVCSIKDDYNGVLEKLLDADGIIFSSPNYITNVTAQLKTLFDRSPLVIHEQLFEGKYSLSLTTAGSDELDFVLRIMDNFMIHCGGNVIGGVGCSVARGPEAMEEALEKSREMGKDLVEAIKDKRKYSEQEAVHQAWRDHFKYVILANKDNWTHNCNYWIEKGWIKE, from the coding sequence ATGAAGGTAGTCGGAATATCATCAAGCCCAAGAGGCAAAAACAGTAATACCTTAAAACTGCTGGATGCAGCCCTGGAAGGAGCCGCAAAAGCAGGAGCCGAAGTTGAGTCTATTGATGTTGCAAAATTAAAGATCAAATACTGCACAGCATGTAATACCTGCCAGGAAACAGGCGTATGCTCAATAAAAGACGACTATAATGGTGTGCTGGAGAAGCTGCTGGATGCAGACGGCATAATCTTTAGCAGTCCCAATTACATAACAAATGTAACAGCCCAGCTCAAGACCCTGTTCGACAGAAGTCCACTTGTTATTCATGAACAGCTCTTTGAAGGGAAATACAGCCTTTCCTTAACAACTGCAGGCAGTGATGAGCTCGATTTTGTCCTTCGCATTATGGATAATTTTATGATACACTGCGGAGGCAATGTCATCGGAGGAGTGGGATGTTCAGTAGCACGGGGTCCCGAAGCAATGGAAGAAGCCCTTGAAAAATCGCGTGAAATGGGAAAAGACCTTGTTGAAGCGATAAAAGATAAGAGAAAATATTCAGAACAGGAAGCTGTACATCAGGCATGGAGAGACCATTTCAAGTATGTTATCCTTGCCAATAAAGACAACTGGACGCACAACTGCAATTACTGGATCGAAAAAGGCTGGATTAAAGAATAA
- a CDS encoding PEP-utilizing enzyme, with product MVTHSTVIAQEYGISSVVSIENVTRILKEGQYVRVDGTRALYRFWSEMFTV from the coding sequence ATGGTGACACACAGCACGGTCATTGCGCAGGAATACGGTATTTCTTCCGTTGTCAGCATAGAAAATGTCACCAGAATATTAAAAGAAGGCCAGTATGTACGTGTTGATGGTACCAGGGCTTTGTACAGGTTCTGGAGTGAGATGTTTACTGTGTAA
- a CDS encoding sodium-dependent transporter, whose product MTTYYSVIVGWSLVYLLKAFTLGWGADTGTFFNNELLHVSDSPWNLGNFSYPVFIGLLATWLIIWVVEKKGVQAGIERSSKIFIPLLWVLLIVLVFRAITLEGSINGLEWYLKPDFSKLTDITVWQAAYGQAFYSLSLGMAIMITYSSYLPKKSDIVNNAFIVSLADGAFSFTMGFAIFGTLGYMAYAKGLGIEEVVAQSIGLAFVVLPEALNMLPGLKVLTAVTFFLCIVIAALSSLISLVEAFASSIMDKFEMKRSRAVDLTIGFGLLFSLIYATKAGIYWLDIIDHFINTYGLIIVGILETIAIGWIYGADKTREWVNNYSDIRAGTWWDICIKVVIPVILLYIVYIETRSNLVTPYEGYDTAALMIGAGVIVLGILISFLMPFINKEVE is encoded by the coding sequence ATTACGACTTATTACTCTGTAATAGTGGGCTGGAGCCTTGTCTACCTTTTAAAAGCGTTTACACTCGGTTGGGGTGCGGACACGGGAACCTTTTTCAATAACGAACTGTTACATGTTTCCGATTCTCCCTGGAATTTGGGGAACTTTTCCTATCCGGTCTTTATAGGGCTGCTGGCTACCTGGCTGATTATCTGGGTAGTCGAAAAAAAAGGTGTGCAGGCGGGAATTGAGAGGTCAAGTAAAATCTTTATTCCTCTTCTCTGGGTTCTTTTAATCGTACTCGTATTCAGAGCAATAACCCTTGAAGGTTCAATCAATGGACTAGAATGGTACCTGAAGCCGGACTTCAGCAAACTCACGGACATAACGGTCTGGCAGGCAGCTTATGGACAGGCGTTTTACAGCCTGAGTCTTGGCATGGCAATAATGATTACTTACTCAAGCTATCTTCCAAAAAAGAGTGATATCGTAAACAACGCTTTCATTGTCAGCCTTGCAGACGGGGCTTTCAGTTTCACAATGGGCTTTGCGATTTTCGGGACTCTCGGTTACATGGCCTATGCCAAAGGGCTCGGAATTGAAGAAGTAGTGGCCCAGAGTATAGGCCTTGCCTTTGTGGTACTACCAGAAGCTCTCAACATGCTCCCCGGATTAAAAGTCCTTACTGCAGTTACTTTTTTCCTGTGCATCGTTATTGCAGCCCTTTCTTCCCTCATTTCCCTTGTGGAAGCATTTGCCTCATCAATAATGGACAAATTTGAGATGAAAAGGAGCAGGGCAGTTGACCTAACTATCGGTTTTGGACTGCTCTTCAGCCTGATCTATGCGACCAAGGCAGGGATTTACTGGCTTGATATCATAGACCACTTTATCAATACCTATGGACTAATTATAGTGGGAATTCTCGAAACCATTGCAATCGGCTGGATCTATGGTGCAGATAAGACAAGAGAATGGGTCAATAATTATTCGGATATCAGGGCTGGAACCTGGTGGGACATCTGCATAAAAGTGGTAATTCCGGTTATCCTTCTGTATATTGTTTACATAGAGACCCGGTCAAACCTGGTTACACCCTATGAAGGTTATGATACTGCAGCCCTGATGATCGGAGCCGGAGTAATTGTCCTTGGAATTCTTATCTCTTTCCTTATGCCTTTTATCAATAAGGAGGTGGAGTAA
- a CDS encoding MetS family NSS transporter small subunit, translating into MMLSTGSFLMAVFGFTILYGGLGFCLSIALRKRMP; encoded by the coding sequence ATGATGCTCTCAACAGGCAGCTTTCTGATGGCTGTTTTCGGGTTCACAATCCTTTACGGAGGGCTGGGGTTTTGCCTGAGTATAGCCCTGAGAAAAAGGATGCCCTGA
- a CDS encoding nitrous oxide reductase family maturation protein NosD: protein MSATLAIALLLVSAGVGSADVIYVEPGASIQAAINNSTTGDFVIVKAGDYEENIIVNVSGVTVTSEPESPEGVLIRSGDENSSVFQVKADNVTISGFNITGSGEIFSAREASGFINSFISKSSGRLNGTSGMEARQAYDSGEREIFVTRWNGAGCPSAGICLENAINCTIERNNIFKNRYGVYLQGSMNNTISENTYFHNGIWLDEGCSRNMLINNTIDEGYITIGAHCWDNIMFQNRLSNGGGISIACCGGGNLVSKNEVRNCSNGIDMYDTQARTVLRDNLITDCENGIYLIFVFDARVYNNTISNSSKGIYLREESHNNELFNNMITSSNESGILLDSSTDNRIYNNYFNNSVNVKAENSEGNNWNTTQTSGTNIMEGPYLSGNFWADLNGTGFSQTAEDSDSDGICDLPYNVNGSDFDYLPLAEPPYIPGVDLKVIIGTSEANKTSDVSIELDRSNLDFGTLLPGQASNPQVLNIRNTGKSNVKVTAEIGASSDSVFSEGIYLSSHFWPDFSEVIANSTGKDVEVVLNIPANYSENGMIKGSLVFRAEKV, encoded by the coding sequence ATGAGTGCAACGCTAGCTATTGCTTTGCTTCTGGTTTCTGCAGGCGTTGGAAGTGCAGATGTTATTTATGTGGAGCCCGGAGCTTCAATTCAGGCTGCTATCAATAACTCAACGACCGGGGATTTTGTAATTGTGAAAGCCGGGGACTATGAGGAAAATATCATTGTCAATGTTTCAGGGGTAACGGTCACTTCGGAACCTGAGAGCCCTGAAGGTGTACTTATCAGGTCAGGGGATGAAAATTCCAGCGTATTTCAGGTTAAAGCAGATAATGTAACCATCAGCGGCTTTAACATAACAGGCTCAGGAGAAATTTTTAGTGCCCGTGAAGCTTCGGGTTTCATAAACTCTTTTATCTCGAAAAGTTCGGGAAGACTTAACGGGACTTCGGGAATGGAAGCCAGGCAGGCTTACGATTCCGGGGAAAGAGAGATATTTGTCACCAGATGGAACGGGGCTGGTTGTCCTTCAGCAGGGATTTGCCTTGAAAACGCTATAAACTGCACAATCGAAAGAAACAACATTTTCAAAAACCGCTATGGAGTTTATCTGCAGGGCTCCATGAACAATACAATCTCGGAGAATACCTACTTCCACAATGGTATCTGGCTTGATGAAGGGTGCAGCCGGAACATGTTGATAAATAATACTATTGATGAGGGTTACATCACCATTGGAGCGCACTGCTGGGACAATATAATGTTCCAGAACAGGCTCTCAAACGGCGGAGGGATAAGCATTGCCTGCTGCGGAGGAGGCAATCTTGTTTCAAAGAATGAGGTCCGAAATTGCAGTAACGGAATTGATATGTATGACACTCAGGCAAGGACCGTCCTTCGTGATAACCTGATTACGGACTGCGAAAACGGGATCTACCTGATTTTCGTCTTTGATGCCAGAGTGTATAATAACACAATTTCAAACAGCAGCAAGGGCATCTATTTAAGAGAGGAAAGCCACAACAACGAACTGTTCAACAATATGATAACTTCCAGTAACGAATCAGGTATCCTGCTGGACTCCAGTACTGACAACCGTATCTATAATAATTACTTTAACAACAGTGTAAATGTGAAGGCTGAAAACAGTGAAGGAAACAACTGGAACACTACACAAACGTCAGGAACGAATATCATGGAAGGCCCATACCTGAGTGGAAATTTCTGGGCTGACCTTAATGGAACCGGGTTTTCTCAGACCGCTGAGGATTCGGACTCGGACGGGATCTGCGACCTGCCTTATAACGTTAACGGAAGCGATTTTGACTATCTCCCGCTTGCCGAACCCCCTTATATACCCGGGGTGGACCTTAAAGTAATAATCGGGACATCTGAAGCAAATAAGACATCTGATGTTTCCATAGAACTTGACCGGAGCAACCTGGATTTTGGGACCCTGCTTCCCGGGCAGGCCAGTAACCCTCAGGTCTTGAATATAAGAAACACAGGAAAAAGCAATGTGAAAGTTACGGCTGAGATTGGAGCTTCTTCAGATTCTGTTTTTTCCGAAGGTATCTATCTTTCCTCTCATTTCTGGCCTGATTTCTCAGAAGTAATTGCAAACAGTACCGGTAAAGATGTTGAAGTCGTGCTTAACATTCCGGCAAACTATTCAGAAAACGGTATGATTAAAGGGTCCCTTGTCTTCCGGGCTGAGAAGGTTTGA
- the tnpB gene encoding IS200/IS605 family element RNA-guided endonuclease TnpB produces MMQAFKFRLYPTTTQAIQLNQHIGSCRFVYNWALDQKIKTYEQTGESISRFDLNKLIPILKASNEWLGEVNSQSLQGMTKQVESAFTRFFREKTGFPKFKSKKNPIQSFPVPQHYTVNFENNTIKLPKIEPIKAVLHRKFEGEPKTATVSRTCKGHYYISILVEDGKELPVKEAFTESTTVGIDVGIKDFAVLSTGEKVENPKYLKNSLKRLKVLQKRVSRKQKGSKNRAKAKRRLAVLHDKITNQRNDFQNKLSFRLVSENQAVALETLNVKGMVKNHHLTQAISDSAWSSFVTKLEYKAQWFGKTVLRIGQFEPSSKLCSVCGYHNKELQLKDREWICPDCKTKHHRDINAAINIKKFALIDQNLIGL; encoded by the coding sequence ATGATGCAAGCGTTCAAATTTAGACTCTATCCTACAACTACACAAGCTATTCAATTGAATCAGCATATAGGTAGCTGTAGATTTGTCTATAATTGGGCACTTGACCAGAAAATTAAAACTTATGAGCAGACAGGGGAATCAATTTCCAGATTTGACTTAAACAAATTAATTCCTATTCTAAAGGCTTCTAATGAGTGGTTAGGAGAAGTTAACTCTCAATCATTACAGGGGATGACTAAGCAGGTTGAATCCGCTTTCACTAGATTCTTTAGAGAGAAAACAGGGTTTCCAAAGTTCAAATCAAAAAAGAATCCGATACAGTCTTTCCCTGTACCTCAACACTACACTGTAAACTTTGAAAATAATACTATCAAGCTTCCTAAAATAGAACCAATTAAAGCAGTTCTTCACAGGAAGTTTGAAGGAGAGCCTAAAACGGCTACGGTATCAAGGACATGTAAAGGACATTACTACATCAGTATCCTTGTTGAAGATGGAAAAGAACTTCCAGTAAAGGAAGCTTTTACAGAATCAACAACAGTAGGAATTGATGTAGGTATCAAAGACTTTGCTGTCCTTTCAACAGGAGAAAAGGTTGAGAATCCAAAGTACTTGAAAAACTCTCTTAAAAGGCTCAAAGTATTACAGAAAAGAGTCTCAAGGAAACAGAAAGGCTCTAAGAACAGGGCAAAAGCTAAACGAAGACTTGCTGTACTCCATGACAAAATAACAAATCAGAGAAATGACTTCCAGAACAAACTCTCTTTTAGACTTGTTAGCGAAAACCAAGCTGTAGCTCTGGAAACTCTAAATGTTAAAGGCATGGTTAAGAATCATCACTTAACACAGGCTATAAGTGATTCTGCGTGGAGTAGTTTTGTAACAAAGTTGGAATATAAGGCTCAATGGTTTGGAAAAACCGTCCTGAGAATAGGACAATTTGAACCCTCTTCTAAGCTATGTAGTGTGTGTGGATACCACAATAAAGAGCTTCAGCTAAAAGACAGAGAATGGATTTGTCCAGACTGTAAAACCAAACACCATAGAGACATTAATGCCGCTATCAATATCAAAAAATTCGCTCTCATAGATCAGAATCTAATTGGATTATGA
- the tnpA gene encoding IS200/IS605 family transposase → MYFLVNTKYETRNHSKFLLMYHVIFVCKYRKVILEPISEELKQIMIDISKESNFEILEMETDKDHIHFLIKSEPKVSVLSIVRKLKQEYTNRLWKTQKEYLKKYYWGENTLWSDGYFASTIGNVSKEAAEYYIRNQG, encoded by the coding sequence ATGTACTTTTTGGTAAATACGAAGTATGAAACACGGAATCATAGCAAATTTTTGTTAATGTATCATGTTATTTTTGTTTGCAAATACCGAAAAGTCATACTTGAACCAATTAGCGAAGAACTCAAACAGATTATGATTGACATTTCAAAAGAGTCTAACTTTGAAATCCTTGAAATGGAAACTGACAAAGACCATATTCATTTCTTGATCAAGAGTGAGCCGAAAGTTAGCGTTTTGTCAATTGTCAGAAAATTGAAACAAGAATATACTAACAGGTTATGGAAAACTCAAAAAGAATATCTGAAAAAGTATTATTGGGGTGAGAATACGTTATGGAGTGATGGTTATTTTGCGTCTACTATCGGAAATGTGAGTAAAGAGGCGGCAGAATATTACATACGGAATCAGGGTTGA
- a CDS encoding nucleotidyltransferase family protein, with product MTVKTTPVPTDEKTKDAAYFTKILRQYLPELSKKYSISYLGIFGSYVRGEQKEDSDLDVLVEFSKTPDLFEFIGLKQDLSDMLGVKVNLVMKNALKPRIGEIILEEVVQL from the coding sequence ATGACAGTCAAAACCACTCCAGTACCAACGGACGAAAAAACGAAAGATGCGGCATATTTCACAAAAATTCTACGGCAATACCTTCCGGAGCTTTCAAAAAAATATAGCATCAGCTATCTGGGAATCTTCGGATCTTACGTCCGCGGGGAACAGAAAGAAGATAGCGACCTTGATGTCCTGGTAGAATTTTCTAAAACACCGGACCTCTTTGAATTCATAGGGCTCAAACAGGATCTTTCGGATATGCTGGGAGTGAAGGTCAATCTTGTTATGAAAAATGCACTGAAGCCCAGGATTGGAGAAATAATTCTTGAAGAGGTTGTGCAGTTATAA
- a CDS encoding DUF5615 family PIN-like protein, translating into MKFLRKEPDYGWDLMRLLANENIPLDAVKALRVGGHEVLWIREEVPGSTDIEVMALAHRQGLILITFDKDFGELAFRTTQPLARGIILFRIPMISSTYIAKALVKVIGSRDDWGGHFAVVEEDRIRIKPLKRD; encoded by the coding sequence TTGAAATTTCTCAGGAAGGAACCTGATTATGGTTGGGATCTGATGCGGCTGCTGGCAAATGAAAATATTCCTCTGGATGCAGTGAAGGCTCTTCGAGTTGGCGGACACGAAGTTCTGTGGATAAGGGAAGAAGTTCCAGGAAGTACTGATATAGAAGTTATGGCACTGGCTCACAGGCAAGGACTTATTCTCATCACTTTCGACAAAGACTTCGGGGAACTGGCTTTCCGCACAACGCAGCCACTAGCGCGTGGAATAATTCTTTTTCGCATACCTATGATCTCTTCAACTTATATAGCGAAAGCCCTTGTAAAGGTGATAGGGTCGCGTGATGATTGGGGAGGACATTTTGCAGTCGTTGAAGAGGATAGGATAAGAATAAAGCCATTGAAAAGAGATTAA
- a CDS encoding DUF433 domain-containing protein: MTWRERIIIDPAVLAGKPVIKGTRLAVEFVIDLLAKDWPESEILRNYPGLTHEDIQACLGYASDLLRAEKVYPLEISQEGT; this comes from the coding sequence ATGACCTGGAGAGAACGTATCATTATTGACCCTGCAGTTCTTGCGGGCAAACCTGTAATCAAAGGCACACGCCTGGCAGTTGAGTTCGTTATCGACTTACTGGCTAAGGATTGGCCTGAATCTGAGATCCTGCGGAATTATCCAGGCCTTACACATGAAGATATTCAGGCTTGCCTTGGCTATGCAAGTGATTTGCTCAGGGCAGAAAAGGTATATCCACTTGAAATTTCTCAGGAAGGAACCTGA
- a CDS encoding type II toxin-antitoxin system VapC family toxin: protein MPVFDTSFIVDLLRGKPEAHQKLAEMEAEGVSFSTTEINVLELYRGAYLSRKTHQNLEEIKKLLECFQVWELEESVYEVFASLSASLLSKGRAIGAFDELIAAIVLCYDEKIVTRDNHFKEVPELEVIGY from the coding sequence ATGCCGGTATTTGATACTTCATTTATTGTGGACCTCTTAAGGGGAAAGCCGGAAGCCCATCAAAAACTGGCTGAAATGGAAGCCGAAGGAGTTTCTTTCAGCACGACCGAAATTAATGTCCTTGAACTGTACAGGGGAGCATACCTGTCCAGAAAGACGCACCAGAATCTGGAAGAAATCAAGAAGCTTCTGGAATGTTTTCAGGTATGGGAGCTTGAAGAATCAGTCTATGAAGTCTTTGCTTCCCTTTCTGCAAGTTTGCTCTCAAAAGGAAGAGCCATTGGGGCATTCGATGAACTCATAGCTGCTATAGTACTGTGTTATGATGAGAAAATAGTTACCAGAGATAACCATTTCAAAGAAGTGCCAGAACTTGAAGTTATAGGTTATTGA
- a CDS encoding antitoxin VapB family protein, producing MPTRTISISDEAYEKLKSLKISEKDSFSDVIIKYYPKKRKLSEVLAEIGSNPELADAIEKASRDMRTAKMREVDLDAGI from the coding sequence ATGCCAACCAGAACGATCAGCATAAGCGATGAAGCCTACGAGAAGCTAAAAAGCCTCAAAATCTCTGAAAAAGACAGCTTCTCCGACGTGATCATCAAATATTACCCTAAAAAAAGAAAGCTCTCGGAAGTGCTCGCAGAAATAGGCTCCAACCCCGAACTCGCCGATGCAATCGAAAAAGCTTCAAGGGACATGAGAACTGCAAAGATGAGGGAAGTTGATCTCGATGCCGGTATTTGA